In one window of Fictibacillus phosphorivorans DNA:
- a CDS encoding phytoene desaturase family protein → MNTFDVAIVGGGIAGLTSAVYLAQAGKSVLVLEKASQLGGRAQTISKNGALFNLGGHALYRGGAAEEILNELEVNVSGGVPDTNGYAIWNDKLFELPGSLGAMVKTKLLTWSNKTELVRVMLKLKTIDAASIPHMSLRDWAEKEIKNPMVRNIFYALTRTSTYCIDYDQLLANAAIQQVQQGLKGVLYVNNGWQFIVESLRNKALTAGVTIYTNKKISSIDYGITHQLFCSDGETFEVSNVLLTTGPEQSMKLVKNAEGTLLEKWNQQASPIYAVCLDVALKKLPKSNHHFAIGIDQHILFSNHSRACSLSDDGKNVIQLIKYLGTNQEGSADCHKKELECFLDLMQPGWRKELVAQQFLPRMIVMQDMTSIKDIRYFGPSIPEIPGLYIAGDGAGHGEMLVDAAFASAKRAARAIEQNTGLNRLRKEA, encoded by the coding sequence ATGAATACATTTGATGTGGCGATTGTTGGTGGTGGTATTGCCGGTTTGACGTCTGCGGTGTATTTAGCACAAGCAGGAAAGTCTGTCTTAGTACTTGAGAAAGCTAGCCAATTAGGAGGTCGTGCACAAACCATCTCTAAAAACGGAGCACTATTCAACTTAGGTGGGCATGCATTATATAGAGGAGGAGCAGCTGAAGAGATTTTAAATGAGTTAGAAGTAAATGTATCTGGAGGAGTTCCTGATACCAATGGATACGCGATCTGGAATGATAAACTTTTTGAACTGCCAGGATCATTAGGAGCAATGGTCAAAACAAAACTTTTAACATGGTCTAATAAGACGGAATTGGTAAGAGTTATGTTAAAGCTAAAAACGATTGACGCTGCATCGATTCCTCACATGAGTTTACGAGATTGGGCTGAGAAAGAAATTAAAAATCCCATGGTCCGTAACATCTTTTACGCATTGACCAGAACATCAACATATTGCATAGATTACGATCAGCTATTAGCGAATGCAGCTATCCAACAAGTTCAACAAGGTCTGAAAGGAGTCCTTTATGTAAACAATGGTTGGCAATTCATCGTAGAAAGTCTTCGCAATAAGGCTTTGACTGCTGGAGTAACCATTTATACAAACAAGAAGATTTCTTCTATTGATTATGGAATTACACATCAACTCTTCTGTTCAGATGGAGAAACCTTCGAAGTTTCAAATGTCCTACTAACAACAGGACCTGAGCAATCAATGAAACTGGTGAAGAATGCAGAAGGGACATTACTAGAAAAGTGGAATCAACAAGCTTCTCCCATATATGCTGTATGCCTAGACGTAGCTTTGAAAAAACTCCCTAAATCAAATCATCACTTTGCTATAGGAATCGATCAGCATATTCTGTTCTCTAATCACTCTCGAGCGTGCTCATTAAGCGACGATGGGAAGAATGTTATTCAATTAATAAAATATTTAGGAACGAATCAAGAGGGCAGTGCAGATTGTCATAAAAAAGAGCTTGAATGTTTTCTGGATCTCATGCAGCCGGGATGGAGAAAAGAACTTGTCGCTCAGCAGTTTTTACCAAGAATGATAGTAATGCAAGACATGACCAGCATCAAAGACATTCGATATTTTGGTCCGAGTATCCCCGAAATACCGGGACTCTACATTGCAGGAGACGGGGCAGGACATGGAGAAATGTTGGTGGACGCAGCATTTGCTAGTGCTAAAAGAGCAGCAAGAGCTATTGAACAGAATACAGGATTAAATCGTTTGCGAAAGGAGGCTTAA
- a CDS encoding OFA family MFS transporter: MKKSKNRWLIALSAVGIHISIGSVYAWSNFTNPLIEKFGWTASQVQMTFSIAILFLGLSAAFLGHFVERHGPKKAGLLAAIFFGIGIAGSGLAVNIGSLTMLYIFYGVLGGIGLGVGYIAPVSTLIKWFPDRRGLATGLAIMGFGFAAAISSPIMDALIKSVGIANTFFILGIAYFAVMTLSSLYLDKPEEGWLPAGFKENVESGKVKIKKDLSQLTANEAVKTRRFYYLWIMLFINVTCGIAILSAAKPLAEESIGLTTAEAAALVGVLGLFNGFGRIGWASISDYIGRPNTYTTFFVLQIALFFMLPQTSSSILFQVMLAVIYTCYGGGFASIPAYIGDLFGTKQVGAIHGYILTAWAAAGLAGPLFAAWIKDTTGSYANSLTFFSGLFIVALIVSILVRFDMKKLAAKQEKSVA; the protein is encoded by the coding sequence ATGAAAAAGTCTAAAAATCGATGGCTCATTGCGCTATCAGCAGTAGGGATACATATCTCTATCGGCTCCGTATATGCATGGAGTAACTTTACGAATCCACTGATCGAAAAATTCGGGTGGACGGCATCACAAGTACAGATGACATTTAGCATTGCGATCCTATTCTTAGGTTTGTCAGCTGCTTTTTTAGGACATTTTGTTGAAAGACATGGACCGAAGAAAGCGGGATTACTTGCAGCCATTTTCTTTGGAATAGGAATTGCAGGATCTGGTCTTGCAGTTAATATTGGCTCGTTAACCATGCTTTACATTTTTTATGGAGTACTTGGTGGTATTGGACTCGGGGTAGGTTACATTGCGCCTGTTTCTACGCTGATCAAATGGTTTCCCGATCGTCGTGGGTTAGCCACTGGTCTTGCAATCATGGGGTTTGGTTTCGCAGCAGCGATCAGCTCACCGATTATGGACGCACTTATTAAATCTGTTGGAATTGCAAACACATTCTTTATTTTAGGAATTGCATATTTTGCTGTAATGACATTGTCCTCACTCTATTTGGACAAACCAGAAGAAGGATGGCTTCCTGCTGGTTTTAAAGAAAATGTAGAGAGCGGAAAAGTAAAAATTAAAAAAGACCTCTCACAACTAACAGCAAACGAAGCGGTAAAAACGCGCCGTTTTTATTATTTGTGGATCATGCTATTCATTAATGTAACTTGTGGTATTGCGATTCTTTCAGCTGCAAAACCTCTTGCAGAAGAGAGTATTGGATTAACAACTGCTGAAGCTGCAGCACTTGTAGGTGTTTTAGGATTGTTTAACGGTTTTGGCCGGATTGGATGGGCATCCATTTCGGACTATATCGGGCGACCTAATACATACACAACATTTTTTGTTTTGCAGATCGCTCTCTTTTTCATGTTGCCACAAACGTCATCATCCATTCTTTTTCAAGTGATGCTCGCCGTAATTTATACATGTTACGGAGGAGGCTTCGCATCGATACCAGCCTACATCGGAGACTTATTTGGAACAAAGCAAGTTGGTGCGATTCATGGTTACATTCTAACCGCATGGGCAGCAGCAGGTCTTGCAGGTCCACTATTTGCGGCTTGGATTAAGGATACAACGGGTTCTTACGCAAACAGTTTAACATTCTTTTCTGGATTGTTTATCGTTGCGCTCATCGTATCGATACTAGTTCGTTTTGATATGAAAAAGCTTGCGGCGAAACAAGAAAAATCCGTAGCCTAA
- a CDS encoding polysaccharide deacetylase family protein — translation MKKIVIYTSFVIILLIGLAYSGLKLSSSRDFQFFGGLVTRADTSEKVVALTFDDGPTDQTDEILTILKEEEVKATFFVTGREVEENLKEAKEIVAEGHELGNHSYSHERMVLKTPSFIRNEIESTDKLIRKAGYEGKIQFRPPYGKKLIGLPYYLNKHDRKTILWNIEPETYPEIASDSTKIVKHVSENIQPGSIILLHVMYDSRRESMKSVKGIIQELKGKGYTFKTVSELVE, via the coding sequence ATGAAGAAAATAGTAATATACACGAGTTTTGTAATCATCTTATTGATCGGATTGGCATACAGCGGTTTAAAGTTAAGCAGTTCGAGAGACTTTCAATTTTTCGGAGGTTTAGTAACAAGGGCAGATACTTCTGAAAAAGTAGTCGCCTTAACGTTTGATGATGGACCTACAGATCAAACAGATGAAATCTTAACGATATTAAAAGAAGAGGAAGTTAAAGCCACTTTTTTTGTAACTGGGAGAGAGGTTGAAGAGAACCTGAAAGAAGCAAAAGAAATAGTTGCAGAAGGACATGAGCTCGGAAACCATTCCTATTCTCATGAGCGAATGGTTTTGAAAACTCCGTCTTTTATTCGTAATGAGATTGAGTCAACAGATAAGCTGATCCGCAAAGCTGGATATGAGGGGAAGATTCAGTTTCGTCCACCATATGGAAAAAAGTTAATTGGACTTCCGTACTACTTGAATAAACATGATCGAAAAACCATTCTTTGGAACATAGAGCCAGAAACCTATCCAGAAATAGCATCAGATTCTACAAAAATAGTAAAGCATGTTAGTGAAAATATTCAGCCTGGTTCAATCATTCTGTTGCATGTGATGTATGATAGCCGCCGAGAATCGATGAAATCTGTAAAGGGAATCATTCAGGAGTTGAAGGGAAAGGGATATACCTTTAAAACGGTGTCTGAACTGGTTGAATAA
- a CDS encoding GNAT family N-acetyltransferase, with amino-acid sequence MKPILMNFPTEFSTDRLLIRMPKPGDGKAMFEAIHASLDELKPWLPFAHLEQTEEDVEINIREAHLKFLSREDLRLLVFLKESGKLIASSGLHRINWEIPKFEIGYWIDSRYTGKGYMTEAVQGITEFAAVELKARRIEIRCDTQNVKSAAIPERLGFTLEGILRNDSLEIGSSTNLRDTSVYAKIF; translated from the coding sequence TTGAAACCAATTTTAATGAATTTCCCAACTGAATTTTCAACAGATCGGCTGTTAATCCGTATGCCGAAGCCTGGAGATGGCAAAGCGATGTTTGAAGCTATTCATGCTTCACTGGACGAGTTAAAGCCGTGGCTTCCGTTTGCACATTTGGAACAAACAGAGGAAGACGTAGAAATAAATATTCGAGAAGCGCATCTGAAATTTTTAAGCAGGGAAGATCTGCGGTTGCTCGTATTTTTAAAAGAGAGCGGGAAGTTGATTGCTTCATCAGGACTACACCGTATCAATTGGGAGATTCCAAAGTTCGAAATCGGTTATTGGATTGATAGTCGCTATACTGGAAAAGGATATATGACAGAAGCTGTTCAAGGAATTACCGAGTTTGCTGCTGTTGAGCTTAAAGCACGTCGAATTGAGATTCGCTGCGATACCCAAAATGTTAAAAGTGCAGCCATCCCTGAACGGTTAGGATTTACATTGGAAGGAATTCTGCGCAATGATTCATTGGAGATTGGTTCATCAACAAATCTTCGAGATACTAGTGTTTATGCGAAGATTTTTTAA
- a CDS encoding GNAT family N-acetyltransferase, with protein sequence MTQKQVTIAELNAENWYECCFLEVADDQVSHIEPNAVSIAQSKFEPSLKPYAILLEEKTVGFLMFNSMKEELDGYWIYRIMIDKNYQQKGIGKIATQLMIDEMKTLLDAKVIVVGYHPENKGAHQLYESLGFVDKGDRFGKEMAVVLEV encoded by the coding sequence ATGACACAAAAACAAGTGACGATCGCAGAACTAAACGCAGAAAACTGGTACGAATGCTGTTTTTTAGAAGTGGCAGATGATCAAGTGAGCCATATTGAACCGAACGCAGTGTCTATCGCTCAATCAAAATTTGAACCAAGCTTAAAGCCTTACGCTATTCTTTTGGAAGAAAAGACAGTTGGCTTTCTTATGTTCAATTCCATGAAAGAAGAATTAGATGGGTATTGGATTTATCGAATTATGATCGATAAAAATTATCAGCAAAAAGGAATTGGCAAAATCGCCACCCAATTAATGATTGATGAGATGAAGACTTTATTAGATGCTAAAGTAATTGTAGTAGGGTATCATCCTGAAAATAAAGGCGCTCATCAATTGTATGAAAGCTTAGGCTTTGTTGATAAAGGTGATAGATTTGGCAAGGAAATGGCAGTTGTATTAGAGGTATAA
- a CDS encoding RNA polymerase sigma-70 factor → MNDVQTELLFTTYKPLLFSLAYRMLGSVQDAEDIVQDAYIIWSEQEINLVQNAKAYLCKIVTNRCLDLLRSARKQRETYVGPWLPEPLLAENKEDPASQYVMKESLSTAYLLLLEQLSETERAVFLLREVLEYDYRFISEMVGKSSSNCRQIFHRAKKAIGNHTTSTLSHPKASALTEQFVAAIVSGNVSNLLNLLAVDAKLISDGGGKIKAALVPILGADRISRFYMGIMAKTKEDISFKYTNVNGEPGIVLYVEQQVFGVLSLQIKNDLIQTIYWVVNPDKLTHIT, encoded by the coding sequence ATGAACGATGTCCAAACCGAGCTTCTATTTACCACGTATAAACCTCTCTTGTTTTCTTTAGCATATAGAATGCTAGGAAGTGTGCAAGATGCGGAAGATATCGTGCAAGATGCGTATATTATTTGGAGTGAACAAGAAATAAATCTTGTTCAGAACGCAAAAGCTTATCTTTGTAAAATCGTGACGAATCGGTGTTTAGATCTGCTTAGGTCTGCACGAAAACAACGAGAAACATATGTAGGACCTTGGCTTCCAGAGCCATTATTAGCAGAGAATAAAGAAGACCCGGCGTCACAATATGTAATGAAAGAATCACTTTCTACCGCATATTTACTCTTATTAGAGCAGCTATCAGAAACGGAACGTGCTGTATTTTTACTTCGTGAAGTTCTTGAGTATGATTATCGTTTTATCTCAGAGATGGTAGGAAAGAGTAGTTCAAACTGCAGACAAATTTTTCACCGTGCGAAAAAGGCAATAGGCAATCATACGACTTCTACGTTGTCACATCCAAAAGCTTCCGCATTAACTGAACAGTTTGTAGCGGCAATAGTTTCAGGAAATGTAAGTAATCTATTAAATCTGCTTGCCGTAGATGCAAAGCTGATTTCAGATGGCGGAGGGAAAATCAAAGCTGCTCTCGTTCCAATCCTTGGAGCAGATCGAATCTCACGCTTTTATATGGGAATCATGGCAAAAACAAAAGAAGACATCTCATTTAAATATACGAATGTGAACGGCGAACCAGGCATTGTATTGTATGTAGAACAACAAGTATTTGGTGTTCTATCCTTACAGATTAAGAATGACTTAATACAAACGATATATTGGGTAGTAAACCCTGACAAACTTACTCACATTACGTAA
- a CDS encoding class I SAM-dependent methyltransferase gives MKNDVDFDMYIKEVEKPFSGWDFSYITESGRMASGMLSWSYGSMVTPLIGKVSSILDMGTGGGELLSKLQPFPAVVCATEGYLPNVPIAKERLEPLGVKVFQIDEDDLLPFEDHTFDLIINKHESYSPHEVKRTLTDGGIFLTQQVGGSDCAEINTCLGYPINEEFSHWNLRFAENELRENGFEVLESKEEFPVQRFYDMGALLYYLDAIPWQVPDFKLNDSIDELHNIHEHIQLNGYFEVKQHRFLIKAKKK, from the coding sequence ATGAAAAATGATGTAGATTTTGATATGTATATTAAAGAAGTTGAGAAACCATTCTCAGGGTGGGATTTTTCATATATAACTGAATCTGGTCGAATGGCAAGTGGAATGCTTTCTTGGTCATATGGCAGTATGGTGACCCCGCTCATCGGAAAAGTGTCATCGATACTTGACATGGGCACTGGAGGTGGAGAACTTTTGTCTAAGCTTCAACCATTTCCAGCAGTAGTTTGTGCAACAGAAGGATATCTTCCAAACGTTCCAATCGCAAAAGAACGTCTTGAACCTCTTGGTGTGAAAGTGTTTCAAATCGACGAGGACGATCTTCTTCCTTTTGAAGATCATACGTTTGACCTTATCATTAATAAACACGAATCCTACTCTCCACATGAAGTAAAACGTACATTAACAGATGGCGGGATTTTTCTTACACAACAGGTTGGTGGTTCAGATTGTGCTGAAATTAATACATGTCTTGGCTATCCTATTAATGAGGAATTTTCACATTGGAATTTGCGTTTTGCTGAAAATGAACTGCGAGAAAATGGATTTGAGGTATTGGAGTCAAAAGAAGAATTTCCTGTTCAGCGTTTTTATGATATGGGTGCCCTGCTGTATTATTTAGATGCCATACCTTGGCAGGTGCCAGATTTTAAACTAAATGATTCTATTGATGAACTCCATAACATTCATGAACACATTCAATTAAATGGATACTTTGAAGTGAAACAGCACCGTTTTCTAATAAAAGCGAAGAAAAAGTAA
- a CDS encoding YrrS family protein gives MRRSERKKSNKRNVVLFSALGAVLLALLFLPKDALLMGSEEEPKKEETNKEPKHKVVKLQPDNESAYEDEEREKKEADNQDKTKKQEPSEEIGIDPEKEADKKTKAEKAEAEKKKQQASGDKPVLNEPIGTSQTGTHTSSYDEGSVDWNEKLKAIRLATGLDENMTVWKIANGGGPQKSIAEVSPNKKPNEKYTVNLEWVDEKGWMVTSVQK, from the coding sequence ATGAGAAGATCAGAACGCAAGAAGTCAAACAAGAGAAATGTCGTTTTATTCAGTGCGTTAGGAGCTGTTCTTTTAGCCCTATTATTCTTGCCAAAAGATGCGCTATTAATGGGCAGTGAAGAAGAGCCGAAGAAAGAGGAAACAAATAAAGAACCAAAACATAAAGTGGTAAAACTTCAACCTGATAACGAAAGTGCTTATGAAGACGAGGAACGTGAAAAGAAAGAAGCTGACAATCAGGATAAGACCAAGAAACAAGAACCTTCTGAAGAGATTGGCATAGATCCTGAAAAAGAAGCAGACAAAAAGACAAAAGCAGAAAAAGCTGAAGCAGAAAAGAAAAAACAACAAGCTTCAGGAGATAAACCTGTTTTAAACGAGCCAATCGGTACTTCTCAAACAGGCACTCATACGTCAAGTTATGATGAAGGCAGCGTGGATTGGAATGAAAAACTGAAAGCGATTCGTCTTGCTACAGGTCTTGATGAAAACATGACTGTGTGGAAGATTGCTAACGGTGGTGGACCACAGAAATCAATTGCAGAAGTAAGTCCGAACAAAAAGCCTAATGAAAAATATACGGTTAACCTTGAATGGGTGGATGAAAAAGGCTGGATGGTAACGAGTGTTCAGAAGTAG
- a CDS encoding universal stress protein — MLYTKILVAFDGSEGSFTALHNGNEIARHTGADLTLLYVTNEMALPLYGGVHPGGVASSTVEVQKAEILEQSHGEEILNRALGRVDPDIKTTSAILHGDPTTTICGYADSHNIDLIVIGNRGHSGFKKFFLGSVSQKVVSNAHQPVLVSK, encoded by the coding sequence ATGTTGTATACCAAGATTCTGGTTGCTTTTGACGGCTCTGAAGGAAGTTTTACGGCTCTTCATAACGGAAATGAGATTGCACGGCACACGGGTGCTGATTTAACGTTGCTTTATGTGACCAATGAAATGGCTCTGCCGTTATACGGTGGTGTTCACCCAGGCGGTGTTGCGAGTTCGACTGTCGAAGTACAAAAAGCGGAAATTTTGGAGCAAAGTCATGGCGAAGAAATCCTAAACAGAGCGTTAGGACGTGTTGATCCTGATATAAAGACAACGTCAGCCATTTTGCACGGTGATCCAACTACCACGATTTGTGGATATGCGGATAGCCATAACATCGATCTCATCGTCATCGGTAATCGGGGCCATAGCGGATTTAAAAAGTTTTTCTTAGGAAGCGTTAGTCAAAAAGTAGTTTCTAACGCACATCAACCTGTACTTGTTTCCAAATAA